The stretch of DNA TCCGGGTTGTAAAATTTAAAGGACAGCGGATTTTTGGAATCAGCCCCTTCATACTGGATTTTGGAAACGTTTTCGAAATACGCCATCATCCGTTCCTCCCCTTCAGTCAAGAACTTAACTTTACTGGATTTTATGTTAAAATTATAACATGAGAATCTTTGTTTGTCTATCGTATAAACAAAGATTCCGTTTTCTTAATCGCCCCGGTTTTGCCTCCCCTGTCCATTTATCTTAAGGAGCGAAAAGGAAGTGAAGGATGAATGTAAAGCTGGCAGGATGCGATCCGATCATTGAGCGGCATATCTTTTTTTAATGCCAATTTGGCAAATGACCGGTTTCCGCTGGAACAAAAAGGAAAATATACAAAATCTAATCAATATATTATATTAAAAATAAAAGCTAAAGAAGGAGCGCTCGTATGACGATACTTACCGGCAACCAGCAATTGGTCAAACAAATCAATAAAACCTTGGTACTGGAAACCATTTTAAACGAAGCGCCGATATCGCGGGCCGATATTGCCCAAAAAGTGGGATTGAATAAAGGAACCGTCTCCTCCCTCGTCAATGAGTTAATCGAAGAGCAGCTCATTTATGAATCCGGTCCCGGGAAATCAAGCGGGGGAAGAAGGCCGGTTATGCTTTTATTCAATGAGAAAGCCGGGTATTCCATTGGCATAGATTTGGGCGTCAATTACATTTTGGGAATATTGACGGACCTGAAAGGCCATATCGTTGCGGAAATCCAAAAGAAATTATCCGTCACCGGCGTTGAACAAGTGAAACAGATGATGATTGCCATCATTGAAGATTTAATCCAGTCCGCCGGTCAGAGCCATTACGGAATTATCGGCATCGGCATCGGGATCCCCGGCATGGTGAACAATGATGGGGAAATCTTGCTCGCGCCGAACCTGGGATGGAAGAATGTCCGCATGAAGGAAGAGATCGAAAACCGCTTCCAAGTTCCGGTCATCATCGAAAACGAAGCCAACGCGGGGGCTTACGGGGAAAAGCTGTACGGCGCAGGAAAGGAATTTGACAATATTTTATATGTCAGCGCCGGGATCGGGATCGGCGTCGGGGTGATCCTGGACGGCCAATTGTTCACAGGCTCCGGCGGATTTTCAGGGGAAATGGGGCATACCATCATTATCGTTAACGGAAAGGAATGCTCCTGCGGAAGCCGAGGCTGTTGGGAACAATACGCTTCGGAAAAAGCTTTGCTGGAAGAGGCCAAAAACATCCCCATTCCATACGCCGACAAGGATTCCATCTCGATTGAATTGTTGGTTGAACTGGCGAAGGAAGGAAACGAAGAAGTCATCAACCTGTTCAAAAAAATCGGCGCGTATTTGGGTGTGGGCATCAACAATATGATCAATACGTTCAACCCGGAACAAATCATCATCGGAAACCGACTGGCCATGGCAAAAGACTGGCTGGAAGAATCCATTACCCATTTTGTGAAAAGCCACACCATTCCCTTTCATCAACAAGATTTATCCATCACCTTTTCCCAATTAACCACCCATTCGACGGCCGTCGGCGTGTGCGCCTTGTCGATCGAGAATTTTTTGAAGACGAGCGTTAAATGATTTCGTTTAGCCGAAAAGAAACCGCTCCAGATTTAGAGTCAATCCCTTTCCGGAACGGCAAAACCTTAAAGGGGCCCAAAGCCTTGCTCCACAGGAAGCCCCGGGCGAAAAAACGCCCGGGGTTTTTGCGTGGTTTCGGGCTTTTGGGCGGAACAACCCTCTACAGGATTTGAACGATTTCTTCATCGAATACGCAAACGGTCTTTGGGAAAGCCAGCCGGAAAACATTCGTCCGATTGAACGGGGGATTGGAGCGGACCCCCCTATCCCTCCCCCATGTTCTTCAATCGAGCAGCGCCAGGACTTCGTGAATTTTTTGCTCCGCTTCCCGTTCGCCAGCTTCCATGCAGTCGCGGATTTTTCCTATGTCAAAGGCCAAAATATGCCCGACTTCCGGGCGAAAAACGACGTTCGCATATTTGAGATTGGCCCGGCGCTGTTCGGTCATCATGATCATATAGGAACGGTAGATCACATCAAAAATATTCCGGGGAGCATGCTCTTCATGCTCCCTTTCGACATCCACCGCAATCACGATATCCATTCCCGCCTCACGCGCGAGATCGGCCGGGAGGTTATTTAACAGCCCCCCATCCACCAATACTTTGTCTTGATAATAAACGGGGGAGAAAATTCCGGGAACCGATGTGGTCGCCCGAATGGCCAAACTGAGGTTCCCTTTGTCAAAAACAAACCGTTCTCCCTTTATCAAATCGACCGCCACGGTCCGAAAAGGAATCTGCAGATCCTCTATCCGAATATCGCCGAGCCCTTTTTGACTTAAAAAATCAATAAGCAAACGGTAGATTTTGTTCCCCCTGAAAATTCCGGATTTTAGAATTCCAAGGTCTACCATCCGATAGGACGGCGTGTTCAAAATAAAGGCTTCAATTTCTTCGATGTCGATACCGGCGGCAACTAACCCTCCGATGGCGCCGCCCATGCTGGTGCCTGCAATAAAATGGATCGGGATTTGATATTTTTTCAGCACTTTTAACACGCCGATGTGCGCCAGCCCCCGGACCGCCCCTCCCCCCAAGGCTAATCCTATTTTCATGGCGAAAATCTGTCCTCCGCTAAAGATGTGCTTCTGTTATGAAAATGATGTGCTTCCGTTGTCGAAATGTCAACCCTGACGCAGTTAAAAGAGACCGGCCGACAGCTTTTCGATTTTTTCAGAAAAAGAAATATCAGGCAAACTGACGCAATTGATCTTCGTCTTGAATATTCCAAACAGGGCGGGGATTATGAGCACAAGGGAGAGAACGATGATGAAAACTTTGCTTTTGACGACTAATTTTCCAAAAAGGGCAAGCAAATCGATCACCTGCCTGGGCAATTGATGGACGGTTAGAGAAGTGGCGCAAAGGATTAAAAACCTTATTTTCTTCGAAAGACGTTTTTGAAGGATTTCAGGATCCCCTTAAAGAAATCGAGAAGACTTTTCATCATCGCCATCACCTCCTTTTTTGTTTATTTGAGTTCATCCGTTCTTTCTAATTCGACAAAAAACACAAATAACCCAAAATACCAAAAAACTAACGAAAAAAAATGAAGGTTTCCCCGACCGGGTCATGCCAGCGCTTCATGAAGAAAATCGGAAAGAATTTCTTTCTCGCGATGGGAAAGGTCGGCAATGGATTTCAAATACCGTCCCACCAAATTTGTCACTTCCACGCCAAGTTCGTGATTCATGGTTTGAATAATGCTGCCGAGGACCGTCCCGACAAACATCGTCAGCCGCATATCCTTTGTCGGCGCGTTTTGGACGAGATTTTTGATCAGCACCTCGGTCCTTCCGCCAAGCTTGCGGAGATAAACAAGGAGAAGGCCGATGATGTATGCGCAGAAATCCATCCGAATATGTGCTTTCGGAATCTCCTCCAGCACCTTTTGAATGGCCGTGCTGGGGCTGGAGCTTTTTAAACTGTTCAAAAGCTCAAGGATCTTCGTTTTTGTATGAAGCCAGTCGTCCGGATCGATTTCTTCCGAACGTTCTTGCTCGAACAGGCTCGAAGCTTTGGCCGTCGGCAGAAAAACGATCTGGGAACGTCCCGCCTCGCCGGGATTCACAGTGTAATCGCGGATCAGATAACCAAGTTTTTCAAGCTCTTTCAAGATGTCGTAGGCCGTCCATTTGCTTACGCCGATATATTTTGCCAAAGTTTCATAATGAACCGGAACATTTGTTTTTTGATACAAGTCGACCAGCTTCCGAAGAAATTGTTTCCGCCGTTCGGTCAAAATCACGTCTCTTCCACATCCCAAAAAACCAAAATTTTGTTTTCAAGTATAGCCCCATTCCAGGCTTTTGTCAAATGTTTGAAACCGGCCCTTCAGCCGCTCTTCCTTTTGCGGGATTTCCGGTTAAACGGAATCGGCCGAAGGGTTGTCGAAAGGATGAAGAAAACAGCAAAGCTTCCTATCCAAAATGAGAAAGAGGACGCCCCATGGCAAAAACGGCCGCATGGGGCATCCCCTTATCCCATACTATTCAACTTTTTAAAAACTGCTTCCCCTTACCACTAATTCGGTGGCGATGAAGATTTTCTTCGGGATTTTTCTGCCTTGAATTTGTTCCAGCAAGGCGTCCACCGCCGTTTCGCCCATCAATTCGGTGTGCACTTTTAAAGTGGTCAGCGGCGGGAAAATATATTTCGACACACTGATGTCGTTGATGCCGATCACATTGACCCGGCCGGGGACATCGATGTTCTCCTCCAAAAGCGCCCGAAGGGCGCCGATGGCGATCGAATCGTTGCCCGCAAAGAAGGCCGTCGGGAGATCTTCCCCGTGCTGGGCGATCGCCTGTTTCATCAGCTCGTACCCGTCGTTTACTTTAAATCTTCCGTAGTACATGACGGAAGGGTCGAGCAACCCCTTTTCTTTCATATACCTGATGAAGGTTTTTTCGCGAAGGTCGGTGATTTCCCCGGATTCGTCTTTAAAGGTTTCCCGGCCGCCGATGTAGCCGATCCTTTTATGGCCTTTTTCCAGGAAATAATCGATGATTTTCATCGTCGCCTTTTCAAAATCGATCACGATCGAATCGTAGGAATCATCATCCGGGCTGCAGTCGACAAAAACGATGTTCTCAGAAAGCTCCTTCAGCTTCTTCGCCTGGCCGGGGCTGAATTTGCCGACGGCGATCAATCCGTGGACATCGTCAAAATTGGCGGATTTCATATCCTGGTAAAAATATTTGACGGTATCAATATTCAGCTGTTTGCAGCGGTTTTCAATCCCCAGGCGGATCGACAAATAATACAAATCTTCCAGCTCTTCATTTTCCGTATACCAGCTGACGACGGCGACTTTGTAATGATTCGTCTTCTTCACCGAACGTTTTTTATAGGAAAGCTCTTCGGCCGCCTCAAAAATCTTCTTCCGGGTTTCATCGG from Caldibacillus debilis DSM 16016 encodes:
- a CDS encoding ROK family transcriptional regulator — encoded protein: MTILTGNQQLVKQINKTLVLETILNEAPISRADIAQKVGLNKGTVSSLVNELIEEQLIYESGPGKSSGGRRPVMLLFNEKAGYSIGIDLGVNYILGILTDLKGHIVAEIQKKLSVTGVEQVKQMMIAIIEDLIQSAGQSHYGIIGIGIGIPGMVNNDGEILLAPNLGWKNVRMKEEIENRFQVPVIIENEANAGAYGEKLYGAGKEFDNILYVSAGIGIGVGVILDGQLFTGSGGFSGEMGHTIIIVNGKECSCGSRGCWEQYASEKALLEEAKNIPIPYADKDSISIELLVELAKEGNEEVINLFKKIGAYLGVGINNMINTFNPEQIIIGNRLAMAKDWLEESITHFVKSHTIPFHQQDLSITFSQLTTHSTAVGVCALSIENFLKTSVK
- a CDS encoding patatin-like phospholipase family protein → MKIGLALGGGAVRGLAHIGVLKVLKKYQIPIHFIAGTSMGGAIGGLVAAGIDIEEIEAFILNTPSYRMVDLGILKSGIFRGNKIYRLLIDFLSQKGLGDIRIEDLQIPFRTVAVDLIKGERFVFDKGNLSLAIRATTSVPGIFSPVYYQDKVLVDGGLLNNLPADLAREAGMDIVIAVDVEREHEEHAPRNIFDVIYRSYMIMMTEQRRANLKYANVVFRPEVGHILAFDIGKIRDCMEAGEREAEQKIHEVLALLD
- a CDS encoding helix-turn-helix domain-containing protein; its protein translation is MILTERRKQFLRKLVDLYQKTNVPVHYETLAKYIGVSKWTAYDILKELEKLGYLIRDYTVNPGEAGRSQIVFLPTAKASSLFEQERSEEIDPDDWLHTKTKILELLNSLKSSSPSTAIQKVLEEIPKAHIRMDFCAYIIGLLLVYLRKLGGRTEVLIKNLVQNAPTKDMRLTMFVGTVLGSIIQTMNHELGVEVTNLVGRYLKSIADLSHREKEILSDFLHEALA
- a CDS encoding LacI family DNA-binding transcriptional regulator, encoding MATIKDIAERAGVSIATVSRVLNFDPTLSVTDETRKKIFEAAEELSYKKRSVKKTNHYKVAVVSWYTENEELEDLYYLSIRLGIENRCKQLNIDTVKYFYQDMKSANFDDVHGLIAVGKFSPGQAKKLKELSENIVFVDCSPDDDSYDSIVIDFEKATMKIIDYFLEKGHKRIGYIGGRETFKDESGEITDLREKTFIRYMKEKGLLDPSVMYYGRFKVNDGYELMKQAIAQHGEDLPTAFFAGNDSIAIGALRALLEENIDVPGRVNVIGINDISVSKYIFPPLTTLKVHTELMGETAVDALLEQIQGRKIPKKIFIATELVVRGSSF